The bacterium genome includes a region encoding these proteins:
- the polA gene encoding DNA polymerase I → MKRLFLVDGHSLIYRAFYAIKLLSTSTGIPTNAVYGFTIMLLKLIKEEKPEYLAVVFDSKVPTFRHKKYPEYKAQRQKMPGEMQSQMSLIMEVISAFNIPIFAKDEYEADDIIGTIAKRYENEVDEIVVVSGDKDILQIVDDKIKVLATKKGLSETVLYDVQGVNEKFGVQPHNIIDLLGLSGDTSDNIPGIKGVGEKTAVKLIQQFGDIENLLNNLNQVSNENLRENINGHSQSAIMSKELVTLDTTVPIEVDLEACKIKDYDKEKVFEILNRLEFKKLLKELGLYKKEVSGDYHIIADKDKFQILLNSLKDTSLFSINLVTTSINPMNAQIVGIAISLKPYCAYYIPIAHEYPGAPPQLKKEYVLEALKPFLEAINTKKLGQNIKYELIILTNHGIRLKGTKFDTMIASYLINSTAKHNLEEIILNYYGITKPSAKDIMAKGTSISAVEIQQAGEYACSNADFIHRLGDEILRFRLNEENLISLFEEIEMPLVDVLAQMEQDGIKIDIYYLKELSQEFGKRLNDLEKEIYILAGTEFNINSPKQLGFILFEKLKMPVKKKTKTGFSTDEQVLKELSYYHELPDKLLEYREVSKLKSTYVEALISLTNPITHRLHTSYNQTIAATGRLTSSEPNLQNIPIRTELGNRIREAFIADEGYLLLSADYSQIELRLLAHISLDERLINAFRNDEDIHTQTAIEIFGGSPDLVTPEMRRAAKVVNFGITYGMSAYGLSQELKISPTQANEIINRYFERYPGVKSYIDKTIEEAKLKGYVSTLWGRKRYLPEINSESRQLREFAYRQAVNMPIQGSCADLIKIAMLNIYKKLDRQKAQMLLQVHDELIFEVKKENLDEISGLVKECMEGAGQFLVPIKVDIHWGKNWGEI, encoded by the coding sequence ATGAAAAGGTTATTTTTAGTAGATGGGCATAGTTTAATCTATCGAGCGTTTTATGCTATTAAGTTATTATCAACTTCTACAGGCATACCCACCAATGCCGTTTACGGCTTCACCATTATGCTCCTAAAATTAATCAAAGAAGAAAAGCCAGAATACCTGGCAGTTGTGTTTGATTCTAAAGTCCCTACCTTTAGACATAAAAAATATCCTGAATATAAAGCTCAACGACAGAAGATGCCTGGTGAAATGCAATCCCAGATGTCACTTATTATGGAGGTCATCTCGGCATTTAATATCCCCATATTTGCAAAGGATGAATATGAAGCAGATGATATTATTGGCACAATAGCCAAAAGGTATGAGAATGAGGTAGATGAAATAGTTGTCGTTTCCGGGGATAAGGATATTTTGCAAATTGTGGATGATAAAATAAAGGTCCTGGCAACTAAAAAAGGGCTATCAGAAACGGTGCTTTATGATGTTCAGGGTGTTAATGAAAAATTTGGTGTTCAACCTCATAATATCATTGATCTCCTCGGTCTGTCTGGAGATACCTCAGATAATATTCCAGGAATCAAAGGAGTAGGCGAAAAAACGGCAGTTAAACTCATCCAGCAGTTTGGAGACATAGAAAATTTACTTAATAATCTTAATCAGGTTTCTAATGAAAACCTCCGTGAAAACATTAACGGACACTCACAAAGTGCTATTATGAGTAAAGAATTGGTTACGCTTGATACGACGGTTCCTATCGAGGTAGATTTAGAAGCCTGTAAAATAAAAGATTATGACAAAGAAAAGGTATTTGAAATACTGAATAGATTAGAATTTAAAAAACTCCTGAAAGAACTTGGGCTGTATAAAAAAGAGGTGTCAGGAGACTATCATATAATTGCGGATAAAGATAAGTTTCAAATATTACTAAATTCCCTGAAAGATACCTCTTTATTTAGCATTAATTTAGTAACTACCTCTATAAATCCTATGAATGCTCAAATAGTTGGAATTGCAATCTCCCTTAAACCCTATTGTGCATACTATATTCCTATTGCACATGAATATCCGGGAGCACCCCCACAGTTAAAAAAGGAATATGTTCTGGAGGCACTAAAACCTTTTTTAGAAGCAATAAATACAAAGAAACTTGGGCAAAATATTAAATATGAACTAATTATTCTAACTAATCATGGGATTAGACTCAAAGGAACAAAATTCGATACTATGATTGCTTCCTATCTTATAAATTCTACGGCAAAACATAATTTAGAAGAGATAATCTTAAATTATTATGGAATTACTAAACCCTCGGCTAAAGATATAATGGCTAAGGGAACATCTATATCTGCTGTAGAAATTCAGCAGGCAGGAGAGTATGCCTGCTCAAATGCAGATTTTATACATCGACTAGGTGATGAAATACTAAGATTTAGATTAAATGAAGAAAATCTTATCTCTTTGTTTGAAGAAATAGAGATGCCATTAGTTGATGTCCTGGCACAGATGGAACAGGATGGTATCAAGATTGACATTTATTATCTTAAAGAACTTTCGCAAGAATTTGGCAAAAGGTTGAATGATTTAGAAAAAGAGATTTATATCCTTGCGGGAACAGAATTTAATATTAATTCACCCAAACAGCTGGGATTTATATTATTTGAGAAACTTAAAATGCCGGTGAAAAAGAAAACTAAAACTGGATTTTCAACTGATGAACAGGTTTTAAAGGAATTAAGTTATTATCATGAATTGCCAGATAAACTTCTGGAATATCGAGAGGTATCCAAATTAAAATCTACCTATGTCGAGGCATTAATATCCTTGACCAATCCTATCACCCATAGACTTCATACCTCTTATAATCAAACGATTGCCGCCACCGGAAGATTGACCTCAAGCGAGCCTAATTTACAAAATATTCCTATTCGCACCGAACTGGGTAATCGAATAAGAGAGGCATTTATTGCGGATGAAGGTTACCTGTTACTTTCTGCGGATTATTCTCAGATAGAATTGCGGCTTTTAGCCCATATTAGCCTGGATGAAAGATTAATCAATGCCTTTCGCAATGATGAGGATATTCATACTCAGACAGCAATTGAAATATTTGGTGGCAGTCCGGATTTGGTTACTCCTGAGATGCGTCGTGCCGCAAAGGTAGTTAATTTTGGCATTACCTATGGAATGAGTGCCTATGGATTAAGTCAGGAATTAAAAATTAGCCCGACTCAGGCAAATGAGATAATTAATCGCTATTTTGAAAGGTATCCGGGGGTAAAAAGCTATATTGATAAAACTATTGAGGAGGCAAAACTAAAGGGATATGTTTCAACCTTGTGGGGAAGAAAACGATATTTACCTGAAATCAACTCCGAAAGCAGGCAATTGCGTGAATTTGCATACCGCCAGGCAGTTAATATGCCTATTCAAGGCTCTTGTGCTGATTTGATTAAAATCGCCATGCTCAACATTTATAAAAAATTAGACCGTCAAAAAGCCCAAATGCTTCTTCAGGTTCATGATGAATTAATCTTTGAAGTTAAAAAAGAAAATCTGGATGAAATAAGTGGCTTAGTTAAAGAGTGTATGGAGGGTGCAGGACAATTTTTAGTGCCAATAAAGGTTGATATTCATTGGGGAAAGAACTGGGGGGAAATATAA